A segment of the Peptoclostridium acidaminophilum DSM 3953 genome:
GCGGCAGCGAAACAAAGGACCACATGTTAAGAATAGGCAGCTTTGTAGATGAAAAAATGCAGGAAGTAATGAGGTCAAACCACAGGCTCAGCACTGCGATGGCTGCAGTTCTTACATCACTTAACATAGCCAACGAGCTTTTCAAGAAAAAGGATGAACTTGATTCTATAGCCAGCAGGATAAAGGTGCCGCTTGAGGATATTGAGGCTGCCCACACGGTCGTGGAAAAAATGGGAGAATCCCTTGATGAAAAGCAGCAGACTATAGAAAAGCTTGAGACAGAGATTTCGTCATACGACGAGAAGCTAAAGCAATACCAGCTGCAAGTCCAGCAGCTGGAGCAGGCTAAACAACAGCTGCTGGACGAATTGCAGGAAAAGGAAAAGAAGGTTATGGAAGCCGAGGAAATAGTCACTGATTTCCAAAACAGGCTCTACCAGCTTC
Coding sequences within it:
- the zapA gene encoding cell division protein ZapA, which translates into the protein MNKVCIKINGHEYNMCGSETKDHMLRIGSFVDEKMQEVMRSNHRLSTAMAAVLTSLNIANELFKKKDELDSIASRIKVPLEDIEAAHTVVEKMGESLDEKQQTIEKLETEISSYDEKLKQYQLQVQQLEQAKQQLLDELQEKEKKVMEAEEIVTDFQNRLYQLQMKVVHLEKEA